The following are encoded together in the Zingiber officinale cultivar Zhangliang chromosome 8A, Zo_v1.1, whole genome shotgun sequence genome:
- the LOC122011526 gene encoding uncharacterized protein At2g39795, mitochondrial-like gives MARFLKPFSLLGPSSSPRRSFLAGAGNIHLAFDDNLLRILRNEIAYLSNYLPSRPLPQRFKWFSIEDHPGEQWIRLRNENGAEEVKVDATMFDGAEPLPLASAPLFEKVEAMERGPRPRISLIVEVARAEPADSVLEFICSAWPDSLEVQMMFPLRRKSAAVRPYMGRDFKDLEKDLRSRVTSYLEKQGVDDELAEFLHEYMANKDKVELHRWLRMVESYVQK, from the exons ATGGCTCGCTTCCTTAAACCCTTCTCCCTTCTCGGCCCCTCTTCCTCCCCTCGACGATCCTTCCTCGCCGGCGCCGGCAACATCCACTTAGCCTTTGACGACAACCTCCTCCGCATCCTTCGCAATGAAATCGCCTACCTCTCCAACTACCTTCCCTCGCGTCCG CTTCCGCAGCGCTTCAAGTGGTTCTCCATCGAAGACCACCCCGGCGAGCAGTGGATCCGCCTCCGGAACGAGAACGGCGCCGAGGAGGTCAAGGTGGACGCCACCATGTTCGACGGCGCCGAGCCATTACCTCTCGCGTCAGCCCCGTTATTCGAAAAGGTGGAGGCCATGGAACGCGGCCCCCGCCCCCGCATTAGCCTTATAGTTGAGGTTGCCCGCGCCGAGCCTGCCGACTCAGTTCTCGAGTTCATCTGCTCAGCTTGGCCTGACTCCCTTGAGGTTCAGATGATGTTCCCTCTGCGCCGAAAGAGCGCCGCTGTTCGCCCTTACATGGGTCGTGATTTCAA GGATTTAGAGAAGGATTTGCGGAGTCGGGTGACTTCATACTTGGAGAAACAGGGGGTGGATGATGAACTTGCTGAGTTCTTGCACGAGTATATGGCCAACAAGGACAAAGTGGAGCTGCATCGATGGTTGAGGATGGTTGAGTCTTATGTCCAGAAGTAG